The following proteins are encoded in a genomic region of Parabacteroides pacaensis:
- a CDS encoding glycoside hydrolase family 76 protein, with product MKNKFLWTVTFLLVTFPFLSGADKPGNLPQKSFTSKDATLAIDAFHATFYNPEMKLYAISSDKKGRAAIWVQAIYWDMVMNAYKRTQSPKYLGLIEDIYQGGYEQYTGYDWTDEVEWFIYDDMMWWIISLGRAYEITGEAKYLAHAASGFSYVWQESYDPKRGGMWWNFKHDGKMSCINYPTVVGAMTLYNITKDPDYLEKAQNIYAWSRNVFFDSRQGRIADNMHYHFQRKDGMDIDWTTQLYNQGTFIGSAVMLYKATNDRAYLDDAILAADYVRNTMSDEKGLLPFKNGVEQGIYVAIFAQYMIRLIEDGKQPQYMDWLRDNIDTAWSNRDKVRNITFKDASKPCPTDVMESYDASGCPALMQVIPPKK from the coding sequence ATGAAAAACAAATTTCTTTGGACGGTTACTTTCTTATTGGTTACTTTCCCTTTTCTTTCCGGCGCGGACAAGCCGGGCAATCTTCCTCAAAAATCGTTTACTTCAAAAGACGCCACTTTAGCGATCGACGCCTTTCATGCTACTTTCTATAATCCTGAAATGAAGCTGTATGCTATTTCGTCCGATAAAAAAGGAAGGGCTGCCATCTGGGTACAGGCTATTTATTGGGATATGGTCATGAATGCCTACAAACGTACCCAATCGCCTAAATACCTCGGCCTGATAGAAGATATTTACCAGGGGGGATACGAGCAATACACCGGCTATGACTGGACGGATGAAGTGGAGTGGTTTATTTACGATGATATGATGTGGTGGATCATCTCGTTGGGCAGGGCGTACGAAATAACCGGGGAAGCGAAGTACCTGGCTCATGCCGCATCGGGGTTTTCTTACGTATGGCAGGAGTCTTACGATCCGAAACGCGGTGGTATGTGGTGGAATTTCAAGCACGACGGGAAGATGTCGTGCATCAACTATCCTACGGTGGTAGGGGCCATGACGCTTTACAATATCACGAAAGATCCGGATTACCTGGAAAAAGCGCAAAATATCTATGCCTGGTCCAGGAACGTTTTTTTCGATTCCCGGCAAGGACGGATTGCGGATAACATGCATTATCATTTCCAGCGGAAGGATGGCATGGATATCGATTGGACTACGCAGCTTTACAATCAGGGTACTTTTATCGGTTCGGCCGTCATGTTGTATAAGGCGACTAACGACCGGGCTTACCTGGACGATGCCATTCTTGCTGCCGATTATGTGCGCAATACCATGAGCGACGAAAAGGGGCTTCTTCCTTTCAAAAACGGGGTAGAGCAGGGAATTTATGTTGCCATTTTCGCACAGTATATGATCCGGTTGATAGAAGACGGCAAGCAGCCCCAGTATATGGATTGGTTGCGTGATAATATAGATACGGCCTGGAGTAACCGGGATAAAGTGCGGAATATTACTTTTAAGGATGCCAGCAAACCGTGTCCTACCGATGTGATGGAAAGTTATGATGCAAGCGGTTGCCCAGCGTTAATGCAGGTAATCCCTCCGAAAAAATAA
- a CDS encoding CinA family protein, with protein MGTHYVDKREEALVKQIGEKLAKNELSAGTAESCTGGRIASLLTSLPDSSDHFIGGIVSYSEDIKKSILGVSADTLEKYGVVSEPVAEQMALGACRVLGCSCAVATTGLAGPEGDSSGNPVGTIWITAAVEGKVHSERFLFKGDRQEIVQQSSWQALQMLSEMLA; from the coding sequence ATGGGTACACATTATGTAGATAAAAGAGAAGAGGCATTAGTAAAACAAATAGGTGAAAAGCTGGCGAAGAACGAATTGTCTGCCGGTACGGCGGAGAGCTGCACGGGCGGACGAATCGCCAGCCTGTTGACTTCCTTGCCCGACAGTTCCGACCATTTTATAGGAGGAATCGTTTCGTATTCCGAGGACATAAAGAAAAGCATATTGGGAGTTTCGGCGGATACGCTTGAAAAATATGGAGTAGTAAGTGAACCGGTTGCCGAACAAATGGCTTTAGGGGCTTGCCGGGTATTAGGATGCTCATGTGCGGTTGCTACTACGGGGCTTGCCGGTCCTGAAGGGGACTCTTCCGGCAATCCTGTAGGTACCATCTGGATTACTGCTGCCGTAGAAGGGAAAGTACATTCGGAACGTTTCCTTTTTAAGGGCGACCGGCAGGAAATAGTACAACAATCTTCTTGGCAAGCGCTTCAAATGCTTTCGGAAATGCTTGCCTGA
- a CDS encoding YciE/YciF ferroxidase family protein — protein sequence METKTKNQDQATQQMGSGEFREFFIDQLKDIYWAEKALHKALPELMAASTSKKLAQAFEKHTKETAEQIKIDEQVFELLGEKPEGKKCDAMEGLIKEANSVIKDTEKDSYTRDAGLILAAQKVEHYEIASYGTLVIFAKDMGEPEVAKLLQQILDNEKETDVTLTKVAEEYVNERAAME from the coding sequence ATGGAAACAAAAACTAAAAACCAAGACCAAGCTACCCAACAGATGGGTAGTGGCGAATTCAGAGAATTCTTTATAGATCAGTTGAAAGATATCTATTGGGCTGAAAAAGCATTGCATAAAGCATTGCCTGAACTCATGGCGGCTTCGACGAGTAAAAAGCTGGCGCAGGCTTTCGAAAAGCATACGAAAGAAACCGCAGAACAAATCAAAATAGACGAACAGGTATTCGAACTGCTGGGTGAAAAACCCGAAGGGAAAAAATGCGATGCTATGGAAGGTTTGATAAAGGAAGCGAATAGTGTTATCAAGGATACGGAAAAAGATTCTTATACTCGCGATGCCGGTTTGATATTGGCTGCTCAAAAGGTGGAACATTACGAAATAGCTTCTTACGGAACGCTGGTTATCTTTGCCAAGGACATGGGTGAACCGGAAGTAGCCAAGTTGTTGCAGCAAATACTGGATAATGAAAAAGAAACGGATGTTACGCTGACCAAAGTAGCTGAAGAGTACGTAAACGAACGTGCTGCTATGGAATAG
- a CDS encoding STM3941 family protein, whose amino-acid sequence MNNQIVIYRSRKKAFILVLISLLLALAGWLSLQYTDRNIVGWSFIILSGLCLVFGIGAFFDRKPYIILTANGITELTNIREEIEWDAIWQVDDFYYRGQYFIRLLIDRNYKPSLIQPTWFYRFDRLYEKDGVKDLFIRTGFLDVSAIKLARFINRMRKADAKERIELLNSSPKDW is encoded by the coding sequence ATGAATAATCAAATAGTGATATACAGGTCTCGAAAGAAGGCATTTATCCTCGTTCTTATTAGCTTGTTACTTGCCCTGGCCGGCTGGTTATCGCTTCAATATACGGATAGAAATATAGTGGGATGGAGTTTTATTATTTTATCGGGTTTGTGCTTAGTGTTCGGTATCGGAGCTTTCTTCGATAGGAAGCCGTATATCATCTTAACGGCAAACGGTATTACGGAATTGACAAACATACGGGAAGAAATCGAATGGGATGCGATTTGGCAGGTGGATGATTTTTACTATCGTGGCCAATATTTTATCCGCCTTTTAATAGACCGGAATTATAAGCCTTCTTTGATCCAGCCTACCTGGTTTTACCGTTTCGACAGGCTTTATGAAAAGGACGGGGTGAAAGATTTGTTTATACGTACGGGGTTTTTAGATGTGAGTGCCATAAAACTTGCGCGGTTTATTAACAGGATGCGGAAAGCGGATGCTAAAGAAAGAATCGAATTATTAAATTCATCCCCTAAGGATTGGTAG
- a CDS encoding glycoside hydrolase family 78 protein, which yields MNKLLGTLLFSSFLSIGSILGQSLCTPSGLKSDHLENPIGIDNPSPRLSWQIQDGRTGAKQTAYQIIVGTDSLEVLSGKGSQWDTKKQLSDKIQVAYAGNPLSPCTRYYWKVNVWDMENKESSSPVHSFETGMMDSKNWQGAWIGDGRDIDHASAPYFRKKFTTGKTVKSARAYIAVAGLYELYINGEKVGNHRLDPMYTRFDRRTLYVTYDVTGQLRQGANAIGVLLGNGWYNHQSKAVWDFDRAPWRNRPAFCLDLRITYTDGSIETIPTDLSWRTSSGALVFNSIYTGEHYDARLEQKGWNTPDFDDSKWRGVGFRGAPSRNIVAQQIRPIRNVLTIPAKSVNKIDEKTYVFDFGQNMSGVTRIKVSGEKGTEVRIKHGERLHDNGRLDMSNIDVYYRGDKEKDPFQTDILILSGGEDECMAKFNYKGFRYVEVTSDKPVELDQNSLTAYFMHSDVPPVGKINTSSELVNRLWWATNNAYLSNLMGYPTDCPQREKNGWTGDGHFAIETALYNYDGITVYEKWLADHRDEQQPNGVLPDIIPTGGWGYGTDNGLDWTSTIAIIPWNLYLFYGDSKPLADCYENIKRYVDYVNRTSPNHLTSWGRGDWVPVKSHSNKELTSSVYFYVDTKILAQAAKLFNKPDDYAYYTALAEKIKHAVNDKYLNKETGIYANGSQTELSVPLQWKIVPENEIGKVAQNLAKKVEEAGFHLDVGVLGAKAILNALSENGYPETAYKVAAQDTYPSWGWWIVNGATTLLENWDLQAERDISDNHMMFGEIGGWFYKGLGGIFPDPEQPGFKHILLRPNFVKELKHFEAQHQSPYGQITSRWEWNRKKVNYEVIVPANSTATLYLPDYVKGDKIIELEAGKHNLTFVVSK from the coding sequence ATGAACAAATTATTAGGAACCCTGCTGTTTTCGTCTTTTTTAAGTATCGGATCCATCCTGGGGCAATCGCTATGTACCCCTTCCGGGTTAAAAAGTGACCATTTGGAAAATCCTATCGGAATAGATAACCCTTCTCCCAGGCTATCCTGGCAGATACAAGATGGAAGAACCGGAGCCAAGCAAACCGCCTATCAAATCATTGTCGGCACCGATTCCCTGGAAGTGCTTTCCGGTAAAGGAAGCCAATGGGACACAAAAAAGCAATTGTCCGATAAAATACAAGTCGCTTATGCAGGAAACCCGTTGTCTCCTTGCACCCGGTATTACTGGAAAGTAAACGTATGGGATATGGAAAACAAAGAAAGCTCGTCACCCGTTCATTCTTTTGAAACGGGAATGATGGACAGTAAGAACTGGCAAGGAGCCTGGATCGGAGACGGAAGAGATATAGACCATGCATCCGCCCCTTACTTCCGTAAGAAATTCACCACCGGCAAAACCGTGAAATCGGCCCGTGCTTATATTGCTGTGGCGGGCCTGTATGAGTTATATATCAACGGAGAAAAGGTAGGCAACCATCGCCTCGATCCGATGTATACCCGTTTCGACCGGCGTACCTTGTATGTTACATATGATGTCACCGGGCAACTCCGGCAAGGAGCTAATGCCATTGGCGTTTTGCTAGGTAACGGATGGTACAACCACCAATCGAAAGCCGTATGGGATTTCGACCGGGCCCCCTGGCGGAATCGTCCGGCCTTTTGCTTGGATCTCCGTATCACCTATACCGACGGAAGCATAGAGACGATCCCTACGGATCTTAGCTGGCGTACTTCCTCCGGCGCATTGGTTTTCAACAGTATCTATACCGGCGAACATTATGATGCCCGTCTGGAACAGAAAGGCTGGAATACACCGGACTTTGACGATTCCAAGTGGAGAGGAGTCGGATTCCGGGGAGCTCCTTCCCGCAACATCGTGGCACAGCAAATCCGTCCTATCCGGAATGTATTGACCATACCTGCCAAATCTGTGAACAAGATAGATGAAAAAACCTATGTATTTGATTTCGGGCAAAATATGTCCGGCGTAACCCGGATAAAAGTATCGGGAGAAAAAGGTACGGAAGTACGGATCAAGCATGGAGAGCGGCTTCATGACAATGGACGTCTCGATATGTCCAATATCGACGTGTACTACCGGGGAGACAAAGAAAAAGATCCTTTCCAAACCGACATTTTAATATTGAGTGGAGGTGAGGACGAATGCATGGCAAAGTTTAATTATAAAGGATTCCGGTATGTGGAAGTAACCAGTGACAAACCGGTAGAACTGGATCAGAATAGCCTGACTGCTTATTTTATGCACAGTGATGTTCCGCCTGTAGGGAAGATTAATACTTCCAGCGAACTTGTAAACAGGTTATGGTGGGCAACCAACAATGCTTACCTGTCGAATTTGATGGGGTATCCTACCGACTGTCCGCAGCGTGAAAAGAACGGATGGACGGGTGACGGGCATTTTGCCATCGAAACGGCTCTTTATAACTATGATGGAATTACGGTGTACGAGAAGTGGCTGGCGGATCATCGCGACGAACAGCAACCGAATGGCGTGCTTCCTGACATTATACCTACCGGCGGGTGGGGATATGGTACGGACAACGGTTTGGACTGGACGAGTACGATTGCTATTATCCCCTGGAACCTGTATCTGTTTTACGGCGATAGCAAACCTCTGGCAGATTGCTATGAAAATATCAAACGCTACGTAGATTATGTAAACCGGACAAGTCCTAACCATCTTACCTCGTGGGGACGTGGAGACTGGGTTCCCGTTAAGTCTCATTCAAATAAGGAGCTGACTTCATCCGTCTATTTTTATGTAGATACTAAGATACTGGCACAAGCTGCCAAGCTGTTTAATAAACCGGACGATTATGCTTATTATACCGCGTTGGCAGAAAAAATCAAGCATGCAGTAAACGATAAATACTTAAATAAGGAAACAGGTATCTACGCAAACGGCTCACAAACCGAATTAAGTGTTCCTTTGCAATGGAAAATAGTACCTGAAAACGAAATAGGTAAGGTAGCGCAAAATTTGGCAAAGAAAGTGGAAGAAGCCGGGTTTCACCTGGACGTAGGGGTATTAGGTGCAAAAGCCATCCTGAATGCCTTGAGTGAAAACGGATATCCGGAAACAGCTTACAAAGTGGCTGCACAAGATACTTATCCCTCTTGGGGATGGTGGATTGTCAACGGGGCGACCACTTTGCTGGAGAATTGGGATTTACAGGCCGAGCGGGATATTTCGGACAACCACATGATGTTCGGGGAAATCGGCGGATGGTTCTATAAAGGCTTGGGGGGTATTTTCCCCGATCCGGAGCAGCCGGGTTTCAAACACATTCTATTGCGCCCTAATTTTGTTAAAGAGCTGAAGCATTTCGAGGCACAGCATCAATCTCCTTACGGGCAAATTACTTCTAGGTGGGAGTGGAACAGGAAAAAAGTGAATTATGAAGTGATTGTACCGGCTAATAGTACCGCAACTCTCTATTTACCTGATTATGTAAAAGGAGATAAAATAATAGAATTGGAAGCGGGCAAGCATAATCTCACTTTTGTAGTTTCGAAATAA
- a CDS encoding S41 family peptidase yields MKSRLFLFSFLLVLYSCITQQEQDPLLSFDNALIHHGEPLDGNGWYVNRGNFELDTLSTFQGKKSLLLFPKSEDTLKSTNAFYYVDMENINGDSIYFSGKYQYSDADSTQLVFGIHQLDSQRNNVDVSYEPVKCFQEKEWTEFSVKASLSEQTDNIRFYIYSHSGNIKLRINNCQIKIDAQPLAKVVNPQYGALIDKTFDTGSNITLGPLTSPMVENLEVLGKVWGFLKYYHPEVAKGKYNWDYELFKVLPPIASAKNKEERNNLLVNWIDKYGPVSEMGEYAIKDSSQYSRFINLDWINDKNIFDERLITKLNAIKNAKRSKKFNYYVIPYAISKKHIIFEREREYADISWEDQGFRILNLFRLWNAIEYCFPYIDLMDKPWNSVLKEYIPRFTEPESKGEYSASIIEITSSIQDSHGILIEGYGTRFANFFPNPPSVLYDTKAATLGYLNSLPVQLIRAKEGEIVVVSSHIKGLQPGDVILKVDDEKVEDIIVRLSPYIHASNQAFLMKQMLPLLLATNQSSLSVTYERNGKISTEVFGVNGKSKEDPPAYPTDKYNLASKNIVYLKVSENKSSEWIWETLQKNIHAKGLILDLREYPVGDYFGSLNYFLFPQPEEFIWFSENSKSMPGNYICTNKAKVGWDNPDYFKGKVAILVNEGTISNGEYCAMAYRKAPRSKIIGSTTAGADGNIGSFHLVGKIRFIYTNLGCYYPNWEICQRKGVKIDIPVRPTPEEIRNGQDVWIESAIKYISEEHN; encoded by the coding sequence ATGAAAAGCAGATTGTTTTTATTTTCATTCCTATTGGTGTTGTATTCTTGCATTACCCAACAAGAACAAGATCCATTATTATCTTTCGACAATGCCCTTATTCATCATGGAGAGCCTCTGGATGGAAACGGATGGTATGTAAACAGAGGTAATTTCGAATTGGATACTCTTAGCACTTTCCAGGGAAAAAAGTCATTATTACTATTTCCCAAGTCAGAAGATACTCTTAAATCTACAAACGCTTTCTATTACGTAGATATGGAAAATATCAATGGGGATTCAATTTACTTTTCAGGCAAATATCAATATAGCGATGCCGATAGTACACAGCTTGTTTTCGGAATTCATCAGCTTGATTCCCAAAGAAATAATGTGGATGTTTCTTATGAGCCGGTAAAGTGTTTTCAGGAAAAAGAGTGGACAGAGTTTTCAGTAAAAGCCTCTTTATCAGAACAAACCGATAATATACGTTTTTATATTTATTCTCACAGCGGAAATATTAAGTTACGGATTAATAACTGCCAGATAAAAATAGACGCCCAACCTTTAGCTAAAGTAGTTAACCCTCAATATGGCGCTCTAATAGACAAGACCTTCGACACTGGCTCTAATATAACACTGGGACCTTTAACGTCCCCAATGGTAGAAAATCTGGAAGTGCTGGGTAAGGTGTGGGGATTTCTAAAGTATTATCATCCGGAAGTTGCAAAAGGAAAATATAACTGGGATTATGAACTTTTTAAAGTGCTTCCGCCTATTGCTTCTGCAAAAAACAAAGAAGAAAGAAATAATTTGCTGGTCAATTGGATTGATAAATATGGGCCTGTTTCGGAGATGGGAGAATATGCTATAAAAGATTCTTCCCAGTATTCACGGTTCATTAACCTGGACTGGATCAATGATAAAAATATTTTCGATGAACGGTTAATCACTAAATTAAATGCCATAAAAAATGCCAAACGAAGCAAAAAATTTAACTATTATGTAATTCCTTATGCCATAAGTAAAAAGCACATAATATTCGAAAGGGAAAGGGAATATGCCGATATCTCTTGGGAAGATCAAGGTTTTCGCATTCTCAACTTGTTTCGTCTTTGGAATGCGATAGAATATTGTTTCCCTTATATTGATTTAATGGACAAACCGTGGAATTCAGTTTTAAAAGAGTATATTCCCCGGTTTACCGAACCTGAAAGTAAAGGAGAATATAGTGCCTCTATTATAGAAATTACATCATCTATTCAGGATTCCCACGGAATTTTAATAGAAGGGTATGGAACCAGGTTTGCAAACTTTTTTCCTAACCCGCCTTCGGTTTTATATGATACGAAAGCTGCCACGCTGGGATATCTGAACTCTTTGCCGGTTCAACTGATCAGAGCCAAGGAAGGTGAAATTGTAGTGGTTTCTTCTCATATAAAAGGCTTACAACCAGGAGACGTAATTCTCAAAGTAGATGATGAGAAGGTAGAAGATATTATTGTCCGGTTGTCTCCTTATATACATGCTTCCAACCAGGCATTCTTGATGAAACAGATGCTTCCTCTCCTATTAGCTACCAACCAATCTTCTTTATCCGTTACCTATGAACGGAATGGAAAAATAAGTACCGAGGTATTTGGTGTAAACGGCAAAAGCAAAGAAGATCCGCCTGCTTATCCAACGGATAAATATAATTTAGCCTCTAAAAATATTGTTTATTTAAAAGTATCGGAGAATAAATCGTCTGAATGGATTTGGGAAACTTTGCAAAAAAATATCCATGCAAAAGGGCTTATTCTTGATTTAAGGGAATATCCTGTGGGAGATTATTTTGGATCTTTAAATTATTTCCTCTTTCCTCAGCCGGAAGAGTTTATCTGGTTTTCGGAAAACAGCAAATCAATGCCGGGAAATTATATTTGTACAAATAAAGCAAAGGTAGGATGGGATAATCCTGACTACTTTAAAGGGAAAGTAGCGATTTTAGTGAACGAAGGAACTATTAGTAACGGGGAATATTGTGCTATGGCTTACCGGAAAGCTCCCCGAAGCAAAATAATAGGAAGTACGACAGCCGGGGCGGATGGCAATATCGGTTCATTTCATCTGGTAGGAAAAATCCGCTTTATCTATACCAACCTGGGATGCTATTATCCTAATTGGGAAATATGCCAGCGAAAAGGAGTCAAGATAGATATACCGGTTCGTCCTACACCGGAAGAAATCCGTAACGGACAAGATGTATGGATAGAGAGTGCTATCAAATACATTTCGGAAGAACACAACTAA
- a CDS encoding TlpA family protein disulfide reductase yields the protein MKQIILVTIFLFCSLNMIKAKEKTVEHPPFISKNTTTLEINKIVMSDTATVFFIDAFFHPHYWIRIDEATYLKAGDMKIPIKYGDGIELNKEFWMPDSGEASFKLIFPPLPKGTKEVDFIESDCETCFKIWGIRIDGKPLQTLSIDKKWTNTLLDYSAPLEIPKIEKGTAILSGELLEYRPGMEFTGKLYYDNIISSENTEIDFTVNNDGTFLVKVPMVSAAKVYLSSPFFKGYIVLVPNKETRILFNLRELSRNDSKLRKEEKSYGKRIYAQGAYAALNEELINNPVEISLSGTSQEEYNSILKEINGMTPAQYKDYWMKRYQKAIDEVKNTKGIGNSYQTTRGMSDNYKKLICLELELDCIDQLTSADHLLRKAYKKANNIDDDSPASNFELADFPVDYYEVLKIFDLNNPLMLLCNNYIYTPQSLKYANLKNEKQNPDGLFEYLINSGKLKEEESELLKELIVSQKEGAKFEKKEELMKIRISYDALAQEYGQSQIKKHNNKNILAQILGSDKGLLFELMEIQPMADQLSDFEPLTKEQIEIAEQLSPIYKEVLVAMNDDILKKIEENKKKTGYRVHEVPQVANEELFDTIISPYKGKVVFVDFWATWCGPCRQAMKEAEPVKEALLGKDIVYLYLTGETSPLGAWKNMIPDIHGEHYRLSDTQWNYINGKFNIRGIPAYLIIDKNGKQSHFQISFMGAEKMKEMLLKELEKK from the coding sequence ATGAAACAGATCATTCTAGTCACTATCTTCTTATTTTGCAGCCTGAATATGATAAAGGCGAAAGAGAAAACGGTAGAACATCCTCCTTTTATCTCTAAGAATACAACAACACTGGAAATCAACAAAATAGTAATGAGCGATACCGCGACAGTGTTTTTTATCGATGCATTTTTTCATCCTCATTATTGGATACGAATCGATGAAGCTACCTATCTAAAAGCAGGTGACATGAAAATACCTATCAAGTACGGAGATGGTATCGAACTGAATAAAGAATTTTGGATGCCCGACTCGGGAGAAGCATCTTTTAAACTAATCTTTCCTCCTCTCCCTAAGGGAACAAAAGAAGTCGACTTCATAGAAAGCGACTGCGAAACATGCTTTAAAATCTGGGGAATCCGGATAGACGGAAAACCTTTACAGACTCTTTCTATCGATAAAAAATGGACAAACACCCTACTGGATTATTCAGCTCCTTTAGAAATACCTAAAATTGAAAAAGGCACAGCCATTCTTTCCGGCGAATTGTTAGAATATCGGCCCGGCATGGAATTTACGGGCAAACTCTACTACGACAATATTATCAGCAGTGAAAATACGGAAATTGATTTTACAGTAAACAATGACGGCACTTTCCTGGTTAAGGTTCCTATGGTTTCTGCAGCTAAAGTATATCTATCATCTCCGTTTTTCAAGGGATATATTGTGCTCGTTCCTAACAAAGAAACCCGAATCCTTTTCAATTTACGGGAATTAAGCAGAAACGATTCCAAATTGAGAAAAGAAGAAAAATCTTATGGAAAAAGAATATATGCGCAAGGAGCTTATGCAGCTCTTAACGAAGAATTGATAAATAACCCGGTAGAGATATCCTTATCAGGAACATCACAAGAAGAATATAATTCTATTTTGAAAGAAATCAATGGAATGACTCCGGCTCAGTACAAAGATTACTGGATGAAGCGTTACCAGAAAGCCATCGATGAAGTAAAAAATACTAAAGGAATAGGCAATTCTTACCAAACAACCCGCGGGATGAGCGATAATTACAAAAAACTTATTTGCCTGGAATTAGAGTTAGATTGTATCGATCAACTTACCTCGGCTGATCACTTATTACGAAAGGCTTATAAAAAAGCGAATAATATAGATGATGATTCTCCGGCAAGCAATTTCGAACTAGCTGACTTTCCGGTTGATTATTATGAAGTATTAAAAATATTTGACTTGAATAATCCATTAATGCTCCTTTGCAATAATTATATTTATACTCCCCAGTCGCTAAAATACGCTAATCTTAAAAATGAAAAACAAAATCCCGATGGTTTGTTTGAATATCTTATCAATTCCGGAAAACTAAAAGAGGAAGAAAGTGAATTATTGAAAGAATTGATTGTCAGTCAAAAGGAGGGTGCTAAATTTGAGAAAAAAGAGGAATTGATGAAAATTAGAATCAGCTATGATGCTTTGGCCCAAGAATATGGACAAAGCCAAATAAAAAAGCATAATAATAAAAATATACTAGCTCAAATATTGGGATCAGATAAAGGGTTATTATTCGAATTAATGGAGATACAACCTATGGCAGATCAATTAAGCGACTTCGAACCTCTTACTAAGGAACAAATAGAAATTGCCGAACAATTATCGCCCATTTATAAAGAGGTGTTGGTTGCTATGAATGATGATATTCTAAAAAAGATAGAAGAGAATAAAAAAAAGACCGGCTATAGAGTACATGAAGTTCCTCAAGTAGCGAATGAAGAACTTTTTGACACGATTATTTCCCCATATAAGGGAAAAGTAGTTTTCGTAGATTTTTGGGCTACTTGGTGCGGCCCTTGCCGGCAGGCAATGAAAGAAGCGGAACCGGTAAAAGAGGCATTGTTGGGAAAAGACATTGTGTACCTCTATCTTACCGGCGAAACGTCCCCCCTAGGAGCATGGAAAAATATGATTCCGGATATTCACGGCGAACATTACCGGTTAAGTGATACTCAATGGAATTATATAAACGGTAAGTTTAATATAAGAGGTATCCCGGCTTATCTGATTATAGACAAAAACGGCAAACAATCACATTTCCAAATAAGCTTTATGGGTGCTGAAAAAATGAAAGAAATGCTTCTAAAGGAATTAGAAAAGAAGTGA